One window of the Halobacillus litoralis genome contains the following:
- a CDS encoding IclR family transcriptional regulator, with product MGNKYWVPAIEKANNIMTIIAKEPGKLKLIEISRRSNINKSSLFSILNTLEELGWVYKESDQTYSLGTRLGFFSAQYFQQFDLVGFFNREAEKAMKKIEETIQLSILEGNEIIYIAKKEGPSRVRIASGPGMSLPAHATAMGKAMLSKFSKDDLAEMYKESGFEQLTDKTVDNLHDLQNQINDMREKGYVIENQESVKGFTCIAAPVWNERNEIIAAVSFTMPLDNWEKKSELCKKEIISLAKILSINSHV from the coding sequence ATGGGAAATAAATATTGGGTACCTGCAATTGAAAAAGCGAACAACATCATGACAATAATTGCAAAAGAGCCAGGGAAGTTAAAGTTAATTGAAATTTCAAGAAGAAGTAATATCAATAAGAGTTCACTTTTTTCAATATTGAACACGTTAGAAGAATTAGGGTGGGTTTATAAAGAAAGTGATCAAACATACTCGTTAGGAACTAGATTAGGATTTTTTAGTGCTCAATATTTTCAACAGTTTGATTTAGTAGGTTTTTTTAATCGAGAAGCAGAAAAGGCAATGAAAAAAATAGAAGAAACTATTCAACTTTCAATTTTAGAGGGGAACGAAATTATATATATAGCAAAAAAAGAGGGGCCATCAAGAGTAAGAATTGCATCGGGACCTGGAATGAGTTTACCAGCACATGCTACCGCAATGGGGAAAGCAATGTTGTCTAAATTTTCAAAAGACGATCTAGCCGAAATGTATAAGGAAAGTGGTTTCGAACAATTAACGGATAAGACCGTAGATAATTTACATGATTTACAGAATCAAATTAACGATATGAGGGAAAAAGGTTATGTTATTGAGAACCAAGAGTCAGTGAAAGGTTTTACCTGTATTGCGGCACCAGTGTGGAACGAGAGAAATGAAATTATAGCTGCTGTAAGTTTTACAATGCCACTTGATAATTGGGAGAAGAAAAGTGAGCTTTGTAAAAAGGAGATAATTTCCTTAGCAAAAATACTTTCGATTAATAGTCATGTGTGA
- a CDS encoding TRAP transporter large permease, which yields MALAVALVLLLGLFLLNVPIAFGLIISSVAYVLFNDGYSSEILVQRMIGGLESVPLLAIIFFITAGILMNYTGITSRMLRFAQMITKHLPGSLAQVNVVLSTLMGGLSGSNIADAAMQSKILVPEMEKRGYSRAFSTALTAGTSLITPIIPPGIALILYGFIGNVSIGSMFLAGVIPGAILCISFMIYVHFYAKKHKIETEKQEKTTMKQFLIVSKDAFLAILLPLIIIGGIRFGIFSATEAGAIAVFYALFLGLIVYREMKLSQLIKAIIETVHTAASILIIIAAGSAFAWVLTLERVPQRMTMFMTEYVSTPMAFLLVVLVFLLIIGMFIEGNVSIIILTPLFMPMLHQFGIDPVHFGIFFIVCISIGTLTPPLGTVMYTTCSITNTNVEKFVVASLPFLILLVLVALLLAFIPGLTMWMPNTF from the coding sequence ATGGCTTTAGCTGTCGCATTAGTTCTCTTACTAGGGTTATTCTTACTAAATGTTCCAATCGCCTTCGGTTTAATTATAAGTTCGGTTGCTTACGTTTTATTTAATGATGGTTATTCATCCGAAATTTTAGTACAAAGAATGATTGGTGGACTAGAGTCAGTTCCTTTGCTTGCTATAATTTTCTTTATTACAGCAGGTATTTTAATGAACTATACAGGGATAACTAGCAGAATGCTTCGGTTTGCGCAAATGATTACAAAGCACCTCCCAGGGTCACTAGCGCAAGTGAACGTGGTCCTTAGTACGCTAATGGGAGGATTATCTGGTTCGAATATCGCAGATGCAGCTATGCAATCAAAAATTTTAGTTCCTGAAATGGAAAAGAGAGGCTATAGTCGTGCTTTTTCGACGGCCTTAACGGCAGGTACATCTTTAATTACACCAATTATCCCACCAGGAATTGCTTTGATCTTATATGGTTTTATTGGAAATGTTTCGATAGGAAGTATGTTCTTAGCAGGAGTTATTCCTGGAGCCATACTCTGTATAAGCTTCATGATTTACGTTCATTTTTATGCGAAAAAACATAAAATAGAAACGGAGAAACAAGAAAAAACAACAATGAAACAATTTCTAATAGTATCAAAAGATGCTTTTCTCGCCATATTATTGCCGTTAATTATTATTGGTGGCATACGTTTTGGGATTTTTAGTGCCACTGAAGCTGGTGCAATTGCGGTTTTTTATGCACTATTTTTAGGATTAATTGTCTATCGAGAAATGAAACTCTCACAGCTAATAAAAGCTATCATAGAAACAGTACATACTGCTGCTTCGATATTAATTATTATCGCAGCAGGCTCGGCATTTGCTTGGGTGTTAACGTTGGAACGAGTACCACAGAGAATGACTATGTTTATGACTGAGTATGTATCTACACCAATGGCATTTTTACTTGTTGTTCTTGTATTCTTATTGATAATTGGAATGTTTATCGAAGGGAATGTAAGCATTATTATATTAACCCCTTTGTTTATGCCAATGCTCCACCAATTTGGAATAGACCCAGTACATTTCGGGATTTTCTTTATTGTTTGTATAAGTATTGGAACCTTAACACCGCCACTAGGAACGGTTATGTATACAACTTGCTCAATAACTAATACAAACGTCGAAAAATTTGTAGTAGCTAGTCTACCATTTCTAATTTTACTAGTTTTAGTTGCATTGTTGTTAGCATTTATTCCTGGTTTAACCATGTGGATGCCGAATACTTTCTAA
- a CDS encoding YitT family protein, with protein MSRLRNLSVLLVASIVLGVAFNLFLIPNEVLTGGVTGLAMVFGILTPINSGIWLVLLNAPIFIIGWMKLGKEFIGNSVFSVVITSITMQYLPVTQVTEDALLACVFGGAIAGGAIGLIIRFYGSGGGADIIGLLLTLKRDIPLGVLIFAINSVVVFISGFIFSWELALYTMISIYITGIVIDRVHTRHVKLSLMVVSNRGEEVKTELLDNLIRGITVMHGQGGYSNTERKVLYTVITRYELALVKSLITSIDPKAFVSVSETVEVVGNFRR; from the coding sequence ATGAGTCGCTTGAGAAATTTATCAGTACTGTTGGTCGCCTCGATAGTTTTAGGCGTAGCCTTCAACCTGTTTTTAATACCTAATGAAGTTTTAACTGGTGGGGTAACCGGTCTGGCTATGGTGTTCGGAATACTTACTCCTATAAATTCTGGTATTTGGTTAGTGCTTCTTAATGCCCCGATCTTTATTATCGGGTGGATGAAGCTAGGAAAAGAGTTTATTGGGAATAGCGTATTTTCTGTAGTCATAACCTCCATCACGATGCAATATCTCCCAGTCACTCAAGTAACAGAGGATGCATTGTTAGCATGTGTATTTGGAGGAGCCATTGCCGGTGGAGCTATCGGTCTTATCATCAGGTTTTACGGATCCGGTGGTGGAGCTGATATTATTGGGCTGCTACTAACGTTGAAGCGTGATATCCCGTTAGGTGTATTAATTTTCGCTATAAATAGTGTTGTGGTTTTTATATCCGGCTTTATTTTTTCATGGGAATTAGCTTTGTACACCATGATATCCATTTATATTACGGGAATAGTTATCGACCGTGTCCATACCCGGCACGTGAAGCTTAGCTTAATGGTTGTATCCAATCGTGGGGAAGAAGTGAAAACGGAGCTGCTGGATAATTTAATACGTGGCATCACTGTCATGCACGGTCAAGGCGGGTATTCAAACACAGAACGAAAAGTGCTCTATACAGTCATTACACGTTATGAGCTGGCGTTAGTTAAATCACTTATTACAAGTATTGATCCCAAAGCATTTGTCAGTGTCAGTGAAACTGTAGAAGTAGTAGGAAATTTCAGAAGGTAA
- a CDS encoding D-serine ammonia-lyase yields MVSKSNHSSEEELINLLKNKKETFWSNASLKPYHTLEDNLAIPIEDLHEAERLLQRFTPYLAKVFPETRKMSGIIESPIRGIPSMQQILEKRFQQSIPGNLYLKCDHELPIAGSIKARGGIYEVLKYAEELAIKHGKLTKDDDYSKLAHPEFKQFFSNFSIAVGSTGNLALSIGIMSAVLGFQVTVHMSVEAKEWKKQLLRDKGVVVVEHDKDFSFAVTEGRRQCQEESNCYFIDDENSKDLFMGYAVAALRLNEQLKKENITVDADHPLVVYLPCGVGGGPAGITYGLKYVFGDHVHCYFAEPTSSPCMMLGLATGKHEDISVQDIGLDNKTEADGLAVGRPSALAGRLVENMVNGIYTINDENLYKLLALLHNSEGISLEPSALAGMYGPASIDIQKQLSRMYDSRFSNATHLVWATGGCLVPKEIMEGFVSKGSKYLREED; encoded by the coding sequence ATGGTGTCTAAAAGTAATCATAGCAGCGAGGAAGAATTGATTAACCTGTTAAAAAACAAGAAAGAAACGTTTTGGTCTAATGCATCACTTAAACCTTATCACACGCTTGAAGATAATCTAGCCATTCCTATCGAAGACCTTCATGAAGCAGAAAGGCTTCTTCAGAGATTCACTCCATATTTAGCTAAAGTATTTCCAGAAACCAGGAAAATGAGCGGAATCATTGAATCCCCAATTCGTGGCATACCTTCTATGCAGCAGATATTGGAAAAGCGATTCCAGCAATCCATTCCTGGCAATTTGTATTTAAAGTGTGACCATGAGCTTCCGATAGCTGGGTCCATAAAAGCGAGAGGAGGTATTTATGAAGTTTTAAAATACGCGGAAGAGCTGGCAATAAAACATGGAAAACTTACAAAAGACGACGACTATTCCAAGTTAGCTCATCCCGAATTCAAGCAGTTTTTTTCTAACTTTTCGATCGCTGTAGGATCAACAGGCAATCTGGCTTTGAGTATAGGCATAATGAGTGCAGTTTTAGGGTTTCAGGTAACGGTTCATATGTCCGTTGAAGCGAAAGAATGGAAGAAACAGTTACTCAGGGATAAAGGTGTAGTGGTGGTTGAGCATGATAAGGATTTTTCTTTTGCCGTAACTGAAGGACGAAGACAGTGTCAGGAAGAAAGTAACTGTTATTTTATTGATGACGAAAATTCAAAGGATTTATTTATGGGCTATGCAGTGGCTGCTTTGCGGCTCAATGAGCAATTAAAAAAAGAGAATATCACGGTTGATGCAGATCATCCCCTTGTGGTTTATTTACCATGCGGTGTAGGAGGTGGCCCTGCTGGTATCACTTATGGACTGAAGTATGTTTTCGGGGATCATGTGCACTGTTATTTTGCAGAGCCGACCAGCTCTCCTTGCATGATGCTTGGTCTTGCCACAGGAAAACATGAGGACATTTCTGTTCAGGATATCGGGCTTGATAATAAGACGGAAGCTGATGGATTAGCAGTTGGACGACCATCCGCTTTAGCTGGCCGGCTGGTAGAAAACATGGTGAACGGCATTTACACGATCAACGATGAAAACTTGTACAAGCTATTAGCCCTTTTGCATAACTCAGAAGGCATATCCCTCGAGCCCTCAGCACTTGCAGGCATGTATGGTCCTGCTTCCATTGATATTCAAAAGCAGTTAAGCCGCATGTATGACTCTAGGTTTAGTAATGCCACTCATTTAGTTTGGGCAACAGGAGGATGTTTGGTACCAAAAGAAATTATGGAAGGTTTTGTTTCTAAAGGAAGCAAATATCTTCGTGAGGAGGATTAG
- the mqo gene encoding malate dehydrogenase (quinone), which translates to MNHNHTTTDVVLIGAGVVSATLATLLNKLQPDWHITLYEQLDSAGQESSNEWNNAGTGHAALCELNYTPVQPDGTINISRAVEINEQFQISKQLWSYLVEQGDLKSPEEFIRPLPHISFVYGENHVEFLKKRFDALTNHPQFQGMEFSDDPEQIKEWIPLMMEGRSSEEPIAATKVDHGTDVNFGELTRQMLNHLENQKNVEIRYNHSVNDVKQRKDGAWEVKVQNLEKGTLEEHSASFAFIGAGGNALPLLQKTGIPESKHIGGFPISGQFLVCDNPEVVQQHHSKVYGKEPAGTPPMTVPHLDRRHIDGRTTLLYGPFAGFTPKFLKTGSPMDLLGSVKPTNVLTMLAAGAKNTSLLKYLAQQLTMSKEDRMKELRHFVPNASSEDWDLHVAGQRVQLIEDTDDGGRGALQFGTKLIHAEDCSMAALLGESPGASVSVSIMLEVLHKCFPEYVKAWEPKLKEIIPSYGESLENHPELLDRVHVSTSRTLGFMEPAR; encoded by the coding sequence ATGAATCATAACCACACAACGACCGACGTGGTCCTTATCGGTGCTGGCGTCGTGAGCGCGACCCTGGCTACGCTTCTAAATAAATTACAGCCGGATTGGCATATCACTTTATACGAGCAGCTCGACTCCGCTGGACAAGAAAGTTCAAATGAATGGAATAATGCTGGAACCGGACACGCGGCTCTCTGCGAGCTGAACTATACCCCTGTACAACCGGACGGCACCATTAACATCAGCCGGGCTGTGGAAATTAATGAACAATTCCAGATTTCCAAACAGCTATGGTCGTATCTTGTCGAGCAGGGCGACCTTAAAAGTCCCGAGGAGTTCATCCGCCCCTTGCCTCATATAAGCTTTGTTTACGGAGAAAATCATGTGGAATTTTTGAAAAAGCGGTTTGATGCTCTGACTAACCACCCTCAATTTCAGGGCATGGAGTTTTCCGATGATCCAGAACAAATAAAGGAATGGATTCCTTTAATGATGGAAGGCCGTTCCTCCGAAGAGCCGATAGCGGCAACGAAGGTCGATCATGGAACAGATGTTAATTTTGGAGAATTGACCCGACAAATGCTGAACCACTTAGAGAATCAGAAAAATGTAGAAATCCGCTACAATCATTCAGTAAATGATGTTAAACAAAGGAAAGACGGAGCTTGGGAAGTAAAGGTACAGAACCTTGAAAAAGGAACGCTCGAGGAGCATTCGGCTTCCTTCGCCTTTATCGGTGCCGGGGGCAATGCCCTTCCATTACTTCAAAAAACAGGCATCCCCGAAAGCAAACACATAGGAGGGTTTCCGATCAGCGGACAGTTTCTCGTCTGTGACAATCCAGAAGTGGTTCAACAGCATCATTCCAAAGTATATGGAAAGGAACCAGCAGGCACGCCGCCTATGACCGTTCCGCATCTGGACCGTCGCCATATTGATGGAAGAACCACGCTGTTGTACGGACCTTTCGCCGGGTTTACGCCAAAATTTTTGAAAACCGGTTCTCCGATGGATCTGCTTGGATCGGTCAAGCCAACGAATGTTTTAACGATGCTCGCAGCCGGCGCAAAGAATACATCCCTGCTCAAATACTTGGCCCAGCAGCTCACCATGTCCAAAGAGGACCGTATGAAAGAGCTTCGGCATTTTGTTCCGAACGCCTCAAGTGAAGACTGGGACCTGCACGTAGCAGGGCAGCGCGTGCAATTGATTGAAGATACAGATGACGGCGGACGGGGCGCGCTCCAGTTTGGAACCAAATTGATTCACGCTGAAGACTGTTCCATGGCGGCGCTTCTTGGCGAATCGCCAGGCGCTTCCGTGTCCGTATCGATCATGCTCGAGGTCTTACACAAGTGCTTTCCTGAGTATGTTAAAGCTTGGGAACCGAAGCTGAAAGAAATCATTCCTTCCTACGGCGAGTCGCTGGAGAATCATCCTGAACTGCTAGATAGGGTTCATGTTTCTACCTCACGTACCCTTGGTTTCATGGAACCTGCAAGATAA
- a CDS encoding C4-dicarboxylate TRAP transporter substrate-binding protein: MKGFLKLKLSFFAIVLLIFTVACSSETGSDNAEAKSDEGTYTINVAYGNQPDEPIGKLATKWKELAEEKSDGRLKLNLYPSSQLGAEKDVVEQAVSGNNVIVMAGYDFLMDYVPDAGILTAPYLVEDFDQLLYLTETDWFEGVRDDLRKQNIEIVNSKTVYGERHLLTNEKVTSPEDLKGMKIRVPDNQMSIKTFDAMGAAATPYPLGELYTALQQGLVNGAENPLPVLQGVKAHEVSKNLSLTGHQKFITSWIAGTEFINKLPDDLVEILRETGKEASKYGREVLEEETAAVLEEFESSGVKLHEVDQKAFKEKVQSVYEEFSEWTPGLYDEIQELLKDS, encoded by the coding sequence GTGAAAGGATTTCTTAAGTTAAAACTAAGCTTTTTTGCAATTGTGTTACTAATATTTACTGTTGCATGCTCTTCCGAAACAGGTTCAGACAATGCGGAGGCTAAATCAGATGAAGGCACCTATACAATCAATGTTGCTTATGGTAATCAACCTGACGAGCCCATAGGTAAATTGGCTACAAAATGGAAAGAGCTTGCTGAAGAGAAAAGTGATGGCCGGTTAAAATTAAATCTTTACCCAAGTTCACAATTAGGCGCGGAGAAAGACGTTGTTGAACAAGCCGTGTCGGGTAACAATGTCATTGTTATGGCTGGATATGATTTCTTAATGGACTATGTCCCAGATGCAGGAATCTTAACAGCACCTTACTTAGTTGAAGATTTTGATCAGTTGCTATACTTAACAGAAACTGACTGGTTTGAAGGAGTTAGAGATGATTTACGCAAACAGAATATTGAAATTGTAAATTCTAAGACAGTTTACGGGGAACGTCACCTTTTAACAAATGAAAAGGTAACCTCACCAGAAGACCTAAAGGGAATGAAGATTCGCGTTCCGGATAATCAAATGTCTATCAAAACCTTCGATGCTATGGGAGCAGCGGCGACTCCATATCCACTAGGGGAATTATATACGGCACTTCAACAAGGTCTTGTAAATGGAGCAGAAAACCCACTTCCAGTTCTACAGGGGGTTAAAGCACATGAGGTTTCTAAAAACCTTTCTTTAACAGGTCACCAAAAGTTTATCACCTCGTGGATTGCAGGGACTGAATTTATTAATAAGCTCCCTGATGACCTAGTTGAAATTTTAAGAGAAACGGGAAAAGAGGCTTCCAAATATGGACGAGAGGTCTTGGAAGAAGAGACTGCAGCAGTATTAGAAGAATTTGAATCGTCCGGTGTAAAACTACATGAAGTTGATCAAAAAGCATTTAAAGAAAAAGTACAAAGTGTTTATGAAGAATTTTCTGAATGGACACCAGGGCTATATGATGAAATTCAAGAGTTGTTAAAGGACAGTTAA
- a CDS encoding restriction endonuclease: protein MIKIFKYYIKQWKKIQRFKYWSLSEKAIFIGISNLLYFCVVCLFPTNEIIYFSFLLFFLYSVIYLAFLVIKIILNIYKNLFYNSNQLNALIEDIDSMSGIQFETVLSHLFRSEGYDVKPTPKSGDYGADLVLRKGSDVIVVQAKRYSDYIGISAVNEIIGASGYYKANKKWVITNQFYTNAAIIQAHKNKVKLLDRDDLILMLRHYNKNSGKRKPILKDISK, encoded by the coding sequence TTGATTAAAATATTTAAATACTACATAAAGCAATGGAAAAAAATACAGCGGTTCAAGTACTGGTCATTATCAGAGAAGGCAATATTCATTGGAATTTCAAACTTGCTTTATTTTTGTGTTGTTTGTCTATTTCCTACTAATGAAATAATATACTTTTCATTCCTTCTTTTCTTTCTTTATTCAGTTATTTACTTAGCTTTTTTAGTCATTAAAATAATTTTGAATATATACAAAAACTTATTCTATAACAGCAATCAATTGAATGCTTTAATTGAAGATATCGATTCAATGAGTGGTATTCAGTTTGAGACCGTCCTTTCTCACTTATTTAGAAGTGAAGGATATGATGTAAAACCAACTCCTAAGTCTGGTGATTATGGAGCAGACCTTGTCTTAAGAAAAGGATCAGATGTCATTGTAGTCCAAGCGAAAAGGTACTCTGACTATATAGGTATATCAGCCGTAAATGAAATAATTGGTGCTTCAGGGTATTATAAAGCCAATAAGAAGTGGGTAATAACCAATCAATTCTATACGAATGCAGCAATTATCCAGGCACATAAAAACAAAGTGAAGTTGCTAGACCGTGATGATCTTATCCTTATGTTAAGACATTACAATAAAAACTCTGGTAAAAGAAAACCTATACTTAAAGATATCTCAAAATAA
- a CDS encoding HNH endonuclease has protein sequence MSHKLRVGELQALYLTEEQIWRTFTTILTTKSKKSATYKYGLLKAMIENLYQVDDKEMVTYDQLAYSFAKIYWNLVIHHGLEQGTSGLAVVNRLIGIQQEEGIPKDITFDKLDAIIQVKATTRIKAVMKTNVFGALYGDTQGSFYAFDHKEERFQFNRAVLTFMRKYQLLIVDLVNYHMAKMIEKLNDVPHINYLLEKVESIAKRSTLKPFERVLLQYFENRCFYCGKSLNNGQTKTHVDHFIPWSFVQLDQLWNLVLTCSHCNTSKNVSCRFVIILAWSSREMKFYWHTRILSLRINT, from the coding sequence ATGAGTCACAAGTTGCGTGTGGGAGAACTCCAGGCCCTCTATTTAACGGAAGAGCAAATTTGGAGAACCTTCACAACCATTTTAACTACAAAGTCGAAGAAGTCTGCAACTTATAAATATGGTTTATTGAAGGCTATGATTGAAAATTTGTATCAAGTGGATGATAAAGAAATGGTAACTTATGATCAGCTTGCTTATTCTTTTGCAAAAATTTATTGGAACCTTGTTATACATCATGGATTAGAGCAGGGAACAAGCGGATTAGCAGTTGTGAATCGACTGATTGGAATTCAACAAGAAGAAGGTATTCCAAAAGATATCACCTTTGATAAACTTGATGCCATTATCCAAGTGAAGGCAACCACAAGAATAAAAGCAGTTATGAAAACAAACGTATTTGGAGCTCTTTATGGAGATACACAAGGTTCCTTTTATGCATTTGACCATAAAGAAGAAAGGTTTCAGTTTAACAGGGCTGTTTTGACATTCATGAGGAAATACCAGCTCTTAATCGTAGATCTCGTGAATTACCATATGGCTAAAATGATAGAGAAATTGAACGATGTTCCGCACATTAATTACTTGCTGGAAAAGGTAGAAAGTATTGCGAAGCGTTCTACTTTAAAGCCGTTTGAACGAGTGCTGCTTCAATATTTTGAAAATAGGTGTTTCTATTGTGGGAAATCCCTAAATAATGGACAGACTAAAACTCATGTAGATCATTTCATTCCATGGTCATTTGTGCAGTTGGATCAGTTATGGAATCTCGTCTTAACATGCAGTCACTGTAACACATCTAAAAATGTAAGTTGCCGGTTCGTGATTATCTTAGCTTGGTCGTCGAGAGAAATGAAGTTTTATTGGCACACCAGAATATTGTCACTCAGAATCAACACTTGA
- a CDS encoding SDR family NAD(P)-dependent oxidoreductase → MRLKDKVVIITGAGSGIGKETAVLFANEGATIIVNDLNEKAGQKTIDEILSNNGKGLFVQGDVTRMEDVKHLVDKVIKKFGRIDILFNNAGVSGVGQLHEIEPETWEQVFKVNVYGVFLVSKYVIPHMIKQRSGTIINMSSCIAEIGLADRSSYAATKGAVLSLTKSMQVDYAKYNLRINALMPGTIYTPFVEDYISNSPDPEATISSIKKRQLGEELGKPIDVAYAALYLASDESKFMMGSPMYIDGGVVNGK, encoded by the coding sequence ATGAGATTAAAAGATAAAGTTGTAATTATAACTGGTGCAGGATCTGGAATTGGAAAAGAAACAGCCGTATTGTTCGCAAATGAAGGTGCCACCATTATCGTAAATGATCTAAATGAAAAGGCTGGTCAAAAAACAATAGACGAAATTCTTTCCAATAATGGTAAAGGGCTTTTTGTCCAGGGGGATGTCACGAGAATGGAAGATGTAAAGCATTTAGTTGACAAGGTCATAAAAAAGTTTGGAAGAATCGATATACTTTTCAATAACGCTGGAGTTAGTGGAGTTGGTCAGCTTCACGAAATAGAACCGGAAACATGGGAACAAGTATTTAAGGTAAACGTATATGGGGTATTCCTAGTTTCAAAATACGTCATTCCCCACATGATAAAACAGCGGTCGGGGACTATTATAAATATGTCATCTTGTATTGCAGAAATAGGATTGGCTGATCGTTCTTCCTATGCAGCAACAAAAGGTGCAGTGTTGTCATTAACAAAATCTATGCAAGTTGATTACGCTAAATATAATTTACGTATAAATGCCTTAATGCCAGGAACGATTTACACTCCCTTCGTGGAGGATTATATATCAAATTCCCCGGATCCTGAAGCCACAATTTCATCTATTAAAAAACGTCAGTTAGGCGAGGAGCTTGGAAAACCAATAGACGTCGCTTATGCAGCGTTATATTTAGCGTCAGATGAATCAAAGTTCATGATGGGGTCCCCTATGTATATCGATGGGGGGGTAGTAAATGGAAAATAG
- a CDS encoding nucleoside triphosphate pyrophosphohydrolase — translation MLSDEEYNKKLRTKLQEEVNEYLEAESDEDAVEELADVLELMKALARQHGSSIEAVEKVRKEKVEKRGAFDEKVFLLHVED, via the coding sequence ATACTTTCAGATGAAGAATACAATAAAAAGCTGAGAACAAAACTTCAGGAAGAAGTGAACGAGTATCTGGAAGCAGAAAGTGATGAAGATGCCGTAGAGGAGTTAGCAGATGTCCTTGAGTTAATGAAGGCTCTTGCGAGGCAGCACGGTTCTTCTATAGAAGCAGTGGAAAAAGTACGTAAGGAAAAAGTGGAGAAAAGGGGAGCATTCGACGAGAAGGTGTTTTTACTACATGTCGAAGATTAA
- a CDS encoding TRAP transporter small permease, with translation MVKSGLNAIDDVMASLALVGVILLTGINVLLRYIFNAPIAWTMEVALGLFIWFVFIGISSSMKRNGHIGVDFFVKKLPRPLWILSEIIRAAAIYFVLIYVFIYLGSKFTMMATGKLTPILGLSYQLIDIAVPIGGAITAIHFTRNFILSLRTEFRNEGGED, from the coding sequence GTGGTCAAAAGTGGACTTAATGCAATAGATGATGTAATGGCATCACTCGCTCTTGTTGGGGTGATTCTGCTAACGGGCATAAACGTTCTGTTACGTTATATATTTAATGCACCGATTGCATGGACGATGGAGGTTGCACTTGGATTATTCATATGGTTTGTATTTATAGGTATAAGTTCATCAATGAAGCGTAACGGTCATATAGGTGTGGATTTCTTTGTAAAAAAACTACCGAGACCCCTTTGGATTTTAAGTGAAATTATTCGGGCAGCCGCCATTTATTTTGTGCTTATTTACGTTTTTATTTATCTTGGATCCAAATTTACCATGATGGCCACAGGTAAATTAACACCAATTTTGGGTTTGAGTTATCAACTAATTGATATAGCCGTTCCAATCGGTGGGGCAATAACTGCTATTCACTTTACGAGAAATTTTATTTTATCTTTACGAACCGAGTTTAGAAACGAAGGAGGGGAAGATTAG